A stretch of DNA from Rothia mucilaginosa:
TTCCTGAACGCCCTCCTGCGCACCCGAAGAAGAATTAGCGTTCTTTTTCTGTTTCTTCTTGGACGGCTTAGAACCCGCAGAACCCAGTAGACGCGCACGCAATTGCTCCGGAACAATATCCACGCCACGCTTCTTAATCGTCAGTGCCGTAAAGCCCTGCTCACGCACCCAGCGCTTCAACTGCTTCTCCTGCAGGGGAATCTCCTCCAGCACCTCGTAGCAAGCAACCAGCGGATGCTCCACCGGCTCGGCAGAACACAGGTATGCCAGGTGCTCATCCAATAGAAACGCGCCAATACTCTGCGCAAACTCAGCGACCAGATGCGAACGCACAATCGCCGGGGCAGGCTCCAGCAGGTAATCACCGGGCTGCGGTAGGGACACCGGAACGTCAACGCTCTGCTCTGCCTCTTCCGCCGTCAAGGGGCTACGGAAGCTGACCGCCTCATACGGCGGCAGTAGGGCACTGGTTTCGGCAGAACCTTCGGCGGGGCCTTCGTTGCAGTCGGTCTCTTCGGCAGACACTTCACGCACAGAGGTTTCACGCACAGAGGTTGCCGTGCGAGCCACCCCCTCCTGAGCCAGCGCGTTAAACCAGAGCACCAACTCGGCGAGGGAACCCTCCGACTGAATCCACTCCGCCTCAACGCGCGGGTTGGGGTTCGCCTCCGAGGCAATATCTTCGGGTGAGGGGATGCCCTCATGCGGAAAACCGGGGCCCAACTTCACGCCCATCGGCACACCCGTACGCGCCAGATTCAGCACGAATG
This window harbors:
- a CDS encoding THUMP-like domain-containing protein gives rise to the protein MPIPASPFTPAPKLPFSAEALAAADELYPLGSDTLSAVTSLRSRGFSPEESAQIISLAQARTRARAKFGERARTLMLTQEAAEQATRPVIAHYRAQRLRPVAGTVADLGCGIASDSAVYAAERGAVVAVELDPLTASFAAKNLEFCPQARVYSGDVTDYVHGELLDAAGEPVGIVWMDPARRELRGAKKAQTERLFDPEAFSPPFSFVLNLARTGVPMGVKLGPGFPHEGIPSPEDIASEANPNPRVEAEWIQSEGSLAELVLWFNALAQEGVARTATSVRETSVREVSAEETDCNEGPAEGSAETSALLPPYEAVSFRSPLTAEEAEQSVDVPVSLPQPGDYLLEPAPAIVRSHLVAEFAQSIGAFLLDEHLAYLCSAEPVEHPLVACYEVLEEIPLQEKQLKRWVREQGFTALTIKKRGVDIVPEQLRARLLGSAGSKPSKKKQKKNANSSSGAQEGVQESSYRPATLVFTRIGSGRDSRRVGWHVRPL